In one window of Paracoccus saliphilus DNA:
- the dctP gene encoding TRAP transporter substrate-binding protein DctP — protein MLKRTCISLAMMAMLGLAGQAAAADYTLRATANSNEDDEDYDGLVVFKDYVEKASNGAIEVELFIGTQLCSNGAECLQGLADGSIDIFISTSGGAAGIFPYVQVLDLPYVMSDDRIAEHVLSGDFTRKIRDMALEDSGGKIRLMTIGNTGGWRNFANTQHRVQTPADLEGLKIRTVVADLPQELVRALGAAPTPIPWPELFTSFQTGVVEGSKNGITDIMNMKFPDAGLKYMTLDRHAYMGALWFMSNDSFTTMPEDMRQVVVDGFYQLQQATFASPKRKSIQAYEDFVAAGGDLYVPTPEEKAAFAEAAEPVYEWFKQNVDGGEEAFNALTEAVALAEEEVSAARAADIE, from the coding sequence CGGCTTGGCCGGGCAAGCTGCGGCGGCTGACTACACGTTGCGCGCGACAGCGAATTCCAATGAGGATGACGAGGATTACGACGGTCTGGTCGTGTTCAAGGACTATGTCGAGAAAGCTTCGAATGGCGCTATCGAGGTGGAACTGTTCATCGGTACCCAGCTTTGTTCGAACGGGGCCGAATGTCTGCAAGGACTCGCGGATGGCTCGATCGACATATTCATTTCCACCTCGGGCGGAGCTGCGGGCATTTTCCCCTATGTCCAGGTGCTGGATCTGCCCTATGTCATGTCGGACGACCGGATAGCCGAACACGTGCTGAGCGGGGATTTTACCCGCAAGATTCGTGACATGGCTCTGGAGGACAGCGGCGGCAAGATTCGCCTGATGACCATCGGGAATACCGGCGGCTGGCGCAACTTTGCGAATACTCAACACCGAGTGCAAACCCCCGCCGATCTGGAGGGACTCAAGATCCGTACTGTGGTCGCCGATCTGCCGCAGGAGCTGGTCCGCGCCCTCGGGGCCGCTCCGACACCGATCCCATGGCCGGAATTGTTCACGTCATTTCAGACAGGGGTCGTCGAAGGGTCCAAGAACGGCATCACCGATATCATGAACATGAAGTTCCCGGATGCCGGCCTGAAATACATGACGCTGGATCGCCACGCCTATATGGGTGCGTTATGGTTCATGTCCAATGACAGCTTCACGACCATGCCCGAAGACATGCGGCAAGTCGTGGTGGATGGTTTCTATCAGTTGCAGCAGGCGACCTTCGCAAGCCCCAAGCGGAAATCCATTCAGGCTTACGAGGATTTCGTTGCGGCGGGCGGCGATCTCTATGTCCCGACGCCGGAAGAGAAAGCGGCCTTCGCCGAAGCAGCTGAGCCGGTTTACGAATGGTTCAAGCAGAATGTCGATGGCGGAGAGGAAGCCTTCAATGCGCTGACCGAAGCCGTGGCATTGGCCGAAGAGGAGGTCAGCGCCGCGCGAGCTGCTGATATCGAGTAG
- a CDS encoding LysR family transcriptional regulator encodes MKLRELEAFDAYMRQGGTQAAANAMGVGQPLVSKLLTSLEKQLGFKLFERKRNQLAPTAEALLFHESVARLLDGYRDLGREADAIANTQRGNIVIAAQPIFCDTFLIGAIARFKKAHPDVTVRLLDVGLGELLRMISERSCDIGLGITLEAESYGANVKPLGRCEALCALPIEHPLNKPGAIPLPRIRHEAFVELPPASPLRTRVDYLMQTINVERNITAEMRTLHGVCSLVAEGTGIAIIDPIAELLIDHRRVATKPLIPTIEWEIALFAPDDRPPSNTAQAFSETLQQDIDMLKRNGMIS; translated from the coding sequence GTGAAACTCCGCGAATTGGAAGCCTTCGATGCCTATATGCGTCAGGGTGGCACGCAGGCTGCCGCGAATGCCATGGGCGTGGGGCAGCCACTGGTCAGCAAATTATTGACATCGCTGGAAAAGCAACTTGGTTTCAAGTTATTCGAGCGCAAGCGGAACCAGCTTGCCCCCACCGCTGAGGCACTCTTGTTTCACGAGTCGGTCGCGCGGTTGCTGGATGGGTATCGTGATCTCGGTCGAGAGGCCGACGCAATCGCGAACACTCAGCGCGGCAATATTGTGATCGCCGCCCAACCGATCTTTTGCGACACATTCCTGATCGGTGCCATCGCGCGCTTCAAGAAAGCACATCCCGACGTCACCGTCCGCCTGCTGGATGTGGGGCTGGGGGAGTTGCTGCGGATGATCTCCGAACGCAGTTGCGATATCGGTCTGGGCATTACGCTCGAGGCGGAAAGCTACGGCGCCAACGTAAAGCCCCTTGGCCGGTGCGAAGCGCTTTGCGCCCTACCCATCGAACACCCACTGAACAAACCCGGTGCAATACCCCTGCCCCGCATCCGGCATGAAGCCTTCGTCGAGTTGCCCCCGGCAAGCCCATTGCGAACGCGAGTGGACTACCTGATGCAGACGATCAATGTCGAACGCAACATTACAGCCGAGATGCGAACCCTGCACGGTGTCTGCTCGCTGGTGGCCGAGGGCACCGGAATCGCGATCATCGACCCGATTGCGGAACTGCTGATCGATCACCGCCGCGTTGCGACGAAGCCGCTGATCCCGACCATCGAATGGGAGATCGCGCTCTTCGCTCCCGACGACCGCCCACCGAGCAATACGGCGCAAGCGTTCTCGGAGACGTTGCAGCAGGATATCGACATGCTGAAACGCAATGGAATGATTTCGTGA
- a CDS encoding Bug family tripartite tricarboxylate transporter substrate binding protein has translation MKKLLATVAALTALAGPLAAQDYPNSAVTLVIPYGPGGASDLAGRALAESAGKYLDEPITVVNRPGAGGMNGARSVSEAEPDGYTLLLARVGMALTPAVNPQASVDWDAYSFLGSLEATPMILAVRADSPYETVEDLVAAMEENPGQMAYAASGATAIDGFTVQSLLADAELDPLTAATLVPYKGGGELATALLGGHVDFLAISAASLMPHIESGDMKPLMVFAPDRMDDLPDVPTASEQGYETAGQITGWSALYGPKDLPEEVQETWAEVLTNVAEDETWLELAERRGSISTVGKFDMPDYAKEQYDLFHGLAKDFGYLAE, from the coding sequence ATGAAAAAGCTACTCGCAACCGTTGCTGCCTTGACCGCGCTGGCTGGTCCACTGGCTGCGCAGGATTATCCGAACTCGGCTGTCACGCTCGTCATACCCTATGGGCCCGGTGGGGCTTCGGACCTCGCGGGGCGCGCATTGGCCGAATCCGCCGGCAAATATCTGGATGAGCCGATCACCGTCGTGAATCGTCCGGGCGCGGGTGGGATGAATGGCGCACGCTCCGTCTCGGAAGCCGAGCCGGACGGATACACGCTTCTGCTGGCCCGCGTTGGCATGGCGTTGACCCCGGCAGTGAACCCCCAAGCATCGGTTGACTGGGATGCCTATAGTTTCCTCGGGTCGCTCGAGGCGACACCGATGATCCTCGCGGTGCGTGCCGATTCTCCGTATGAAACAGTGGAGGATCTTGTTGCGGCCATGGAAGAAAACCCCGGTCAGATGGCCTATGCCGCATCCGGAGCGACTGCGATTGACGGGTTTACCGTGCAGTCGCTTCTGGCCGATGCGGAACTCGATCCCCTGACGGCGGCGACATTGGTGCCCTACAAGGGCGGCGGTGAGCTGGCGACCGCGCTTCTCGGCGGCCATGTGGATTTCCTTGCGATCTCTGCCGCTTCCCTGATGCCGCATATCGAAAGCGGTGACATGAAGCCGTTGATGGTGTTTGCCCCGGACCGGATGGATGATCTGCCCGACGTACCGACGGCGAGCGAGCAGGGCTATGAAACCGCTGGCCAGATCACCGGTTGGAGCGCGCTCTACGGACCCAAGGATCTGCCCGAAGAGGTTCAGGAAACCTGGGCCGAGGTTCTGACCAATGTAGCCGAGGACGAGACCTGGCTGGAGCTGGCGGAACGCCGCGGCTCAATCTCGACCGTGGGTAAATTCGACATGCCGGATTACGCCAAGGAACAATATGACCTGTTCCATGGCCTTGCCAAGGATTTCGGTTACCTGGCCGAATAA
- a CDS encoding tripartite tricarboxylate transporter TctB family protein has translation MVKATLRGLCMAAFFAVVVWALIPVYVPRPAFIPGFAPPPDFWPRAVSIAGLALGLISASMALMGKTPPLNVEEIQEGTEPVRVLILRFVAALMALAAFVVLTEYLGFLLAAMVLTAATILLTGERRLLVWAGFCAVVVPLALQLFFSKALGTQFPPGLLFH, from the coding sequence ATGGTCAAGGCAACCCTGCGTGGACTGTGCATGGCGGCATTCTTTGCGGTCGTGGTGTGGGCGCTGATTCCGGTCTATGTGCCGCGCCCGGCTTTTATTCCCGGCTTTGCCCCGCCGCCCGATTTCTGGCCGAGAGCGGTGTCGATTGCCGGTCTTGCCCTCGGGCTCATATCGGCGAGCATGGCGCTGATGGGCAAGACCCCGCCACTGAACGTTGAAGAGATACAAGAGGGTACGGAACCGGTCCGCGTGCTGATCCTGCGTTTCGTTGCCGCCTTGATGGCATTGGCAGCCTTTGTGGTGTTGACGGAATATCTCGGCTTTCTGTTGGCTGCGATGGTGCTGACGGCCGCCACAATCCTGCTGACAGGCGAACGGCGCTTGCTGGTTTGGGCCGGGTTCTGCGCGGTTGTGGTCCCGTTGGCGCTACAACTCTTCTTTTCGAAGGCACTCGGAACCCAATTCCCACCGGGTCTGCTGTTTCACTGA
- a CDS encoding tripartite tricarboxylate transporter permease, which produces MLNDLLTALQAVATLQNFLIMAAGIWAGVVIGAIPGMTGTMAVTLALPFTFYMEPVSSILLLVALYKGSTYGGSVSAILIRTPGTASAACTALDGYPLAQQGKAGKALNMALYSSVVGDFLSNISLIFLAAPLALLALNVGPPEYFMLMVFALTTVAGVSGNSLLMGLVSACLGLLLATAGEDMYGSFRFAFTDDMQAGLAVAPVLIGLFALPELFKLIVFRNPPKARAMQLGDDRVSRKELRPVIKSLLRGSFIGVILGAIPGIGPSAAAFFSYGAAQRSSPRADNFGKGELEGIAASESANNGACGATMIPLLALGVPGDVITGVMLGAFMIQGLTPGPLLFQTNIHEIYMLFIGMLLSSVLLFGAGKLTMRMFTYIAKIPATLLSPLVLVLCLYGIYSIGNSMFDVIVLLAMGVGGFVMYLLNIPAAPFLIAFILGPMIEENLRRALAISRGDPTVLLSSPITWIFAALVLFVVGLTIRREIKKANERKARFQ; this is translated from the coding sequence ATGCTGAACGATCTGCTGACAGCCTTGCAGGCGGTCGCCACCCTGCAGAATTTCCTGATCATGGCAGCCGGTATCTGGGCCGGGGTGGTGATCGGGGCTATCCCCGGCATGACCGGGACGATGGCCGTGACGCTGGCATTGCCCTTCACCTTCTATATGGAGCCGGTTTCCAGCATCCTGCTGCTGGTCGCGTTGTACAAGGGATCGACCTATGGCGGTTCGGTCTCGGCAATCCTGATCCGAACGCCGGGGACGGCATCGGCAGCCTGCACGGCGCTCGACGGCTATCCATTGGCGCAACAAGGCAAGGCAGGCAAGGCGTTGAACATGGCGCTTTACTCTTCGGTCGTTGGGGATTTCCTCTCGAATATCTCGCTCATCTTCCTTGCCGCGCCGCTGGCATTGCTGGCGCTCAATGTGGGGCCACCCGAATATTTCATGCTGATGGTCTTCGCGCTGACGACCGTGGCCGGTGTCTCGGGCAATTCGCTGCTCATGGGTCTGGTCTCGGCCTGCCTGGGGCTTCTGCTGGCAACGGCGGGTGAAGACATGTACGGATCGTTCCGTTTCGCCTTCACCGACGATATGCAGGCGGGCCTTGCGGTGGCGCCGGTCCTGATCGGCCTTTTCGCGCTGCCGGAACTGTTCAAGCTGATCGTGTTCCGCAACCCGCCCAAGGCGCGGGCCATGCAGTTGGGCGATGACAGGGTGAGCCGGAAGGAATTGCGCCCCGTCATCAAATCGCTTTTGCGCGGCAGTTTCATCGGCGTGATCCTTGGGGCGATTCCGGGTATTGGCCCTTCGGCCGCCGCCTTCTTTTCCTACGGCGCCGCGCAGCGGTCGTCGCCAAGGGCCGATAATTTCGGCAAGGGTGAGCTGGAAGGCATCGCCGCATCGGAATCGGCCAATAACGGTGCCTGCGGAGCGACGATGATCCCGCTGCTCGCTCTGGGCGTACCGGGCGACGTCATCACCGGGGTCATGCTGGGTGCCTTCATGATCCAGGGCCTGACGCCGGGGCCGCTGCTGTTTCAGACCAATATCCACGAGATTTACATGCTGTTCATCGGCATGCTGCTGTCATCGGTTCTCCTTTTCGGCGCGGGCAAGCTGACGATGCGCATGTTCACCTATATCGCCAAGATTCCCGCGACCCTGCTGAGCCCGCTGGTTCTGGTGCTTTGCCTTTACGGTATCTACTCCATCGGCAACAGCATGTTCGATGTGATCGTCCTTCTTGCGATGGGTGTGGGCGGGTTCGTGATGTATCTCTTGAACATTCCTGCAGCGCCTTTCCTGATCGCCTTTATCCTCGGCCCGATGATCGAAGAGAACCTGCGGCGCGCTCTTGCCATCTCGCGTGGCGATCCCACGGTGCTTTTGTCATCGCCGATCACATGGATCTTCGCGGCCCTTGTCCTGTTCGTGGTGGGCCTCACGATCCGGCGCGAAATTAAGAAAGCCAATGAAAGAAAGGCACGTTTCCAATGA
- the argE gene encoding acetylornithine deacetylase has product MKDLSGAISQHPRLGDAKDHLKTLIGFDTTSRNSNLPLIDHMAEFLEVLGGKITRLQDETGQKANLIARFGPPEISGIVLSGHTDVVPAGGTNWTTPPFDADERDGRIFGRGSCDMKAFAACVMAAMRDIDQIELSRPLYLCFSYDEEVGCLGAPQIARYLKELDVPPSFAVIGEPSDMKLVAGQKGKIAMRATFHGTSGHSSFAPAHVNAVAYAARAVSMIDARARRYETEGPFDPAFTVPHATCLVTMIDGGVATNVTPDRCSFTFELRSIDELAAQADLDELLTEIRETLEPEMKAGHPDAGIRFERIFAYPAMGDARGTDAFAELRPVMPEYSGKVSYGSEGGVFEVEGGIPSIIVGPGSIEQAHKADEFVEIDQLNRCLHFLDNLLDQVGIQK; this is encoded by the coding sequence ATGAAGGACCTGTCGGGCGCAATCAGCCAGCATCCGCGGCTTGGCGATGCAAAGGATCACCTGAAGACCCTGATCGGGTTCGATACGACCAGCCGCAATTCGAACCTGCCATTGATCGACCACATGGCCGAATTTCTCGAGGTTCTGGGAGGCAAGATTACACGGTTGCAGGATGAGACAGGGCAAAAAGCCAACCTGATTGCCCGTTTCGGTCCACCTGAAATCTCCGGAATCGTCCTTTCCGGCCATACGGACGTTGTCCCCGCGGGTGGAACCAACTGGACCACCCCACCCTTCGATGCCGATGAACGTGATGGCCGGATCTTCGGTCGCGGCAGTTGCGACATGAAGGCGTTCGCGGCCTGTGTCATGGCGGCAATGCGCGATATCGATCAGATCGAACTGTCCCGCCCGCTCTACCTCTGCTTTTCCTATGACGAGGAGGTGGGTTGCCTTGGCGCACCGCAGATCGCGCGCTATCTGAAAGAGCTGGATGTGCCGCCAAGTTTTGCCGTGATCGGAGAGCCGAGCGATATGAAGCTGGTCGCCGGTCAGAAAGGCAAGATCGCCATGCGCGCCACTTTCCACGGCACCAGCGGGCATTCTTCGTTTGCTCCGGCGCATGTCAACGCCGTGGCCTATGCGGCCCGCGCGGTCTCGATGATCGATGCACGGGCGCGCCGCTATGAGACGGAGGGACCTTTCGATCCGGCCTTTACCGTGCCGCATGCCACATGCCTGGTCACGATGATCGACGGTGGGGTTGCCACGAATGTCACCCCGGACCGCTGCAGCTTCACGTTTGAGTTGCGGAGTATCGACGAATTGGCAGCGCAGGCTGATCTTGATGAACTGCTGACCGAGATTCGCGAAACGCTGGAGCCCGAGATGAAAGCCGGGCATCCCGATGCCGGAATCCGGTTCGAACGCATTTTTGCCTATCCGGCCATGGGTGACGCGCGTGGAACAGATGCTTTTGCTGAACTTCGGCCGGTGATGCCGGAATATTCCGGCAAGGTGTCATATGGGTCGGAAGGTGGCGTTTTCGAGGTGGAAGGCGGCATTCCCTCGATCATTGTCGGCCCTGGTTCGATTGAACAGGCACATAAGGCGGACGAGTTCGTCGAGATCGACCAGTTGAACCGCTGTCTGCATTTTCTCGACAATCTTCTGGATCAGGTCGGTATCCAGAAATAA